The SAR202 cluster bacterium genomic sequence ACTTACCACTTGAAAGTTATTAACTCTTAAGAAACAGAAGGTGGTCTATTTGATGATCTTCTTTTTTGAACTATTTTAAGACGAACTTGAGCTCTTCGCATTGAAGCGACAGCGTTCGCCAAGTCTATATCAGACTGACTAGTACTTATCTTTTCTTCAGCTTGTTTTATTGCTTCTTGAACCTTTGCTTCATCTATTTCTTCCACGCGTTCAGCAGCATCAGCTAAAATAGTAACATGGTTGCCTAATACTTCAATAAACCCACCTGAAAGATATAGATAAGTATCTTCAGATCCATCTTGAATAATGCGAACTTCTCCTGGTTGAAGCGACGTTAATAAAGGAGCATGGTTATCAAGTATGGCAATTTCGCCTTCTATACTTGGTGCTACAACACCACGCACATCATCAGAATAAATATTTTTTTCTGCTGAAACAATCTCTAATTTCATTGAGAAAAATTCTCCTATAAATAATTAACTATTAGCTGAAGCTCTAGCTTCTTCAATATCACCTACCATATAAAAAGCTTGCTCAGGTAAATCGTCGTGCTTTCCTTCCAAGATTTCCTTGAATCCTCGTATAGTATCTTGAATTGGAACGTACCTACCTTCTCTACCAGTAAATTGAGTTGCAACGAAAAATGGTTGCGAGAAAAATCTTTGTAGTTTTCTTGCTCTTGATACAGTTAATTTGTCCTCTTCAGATAATTCTTCCATACCTAAAATAGCGATAACATCTTGCAAATCTTTATATCTCTGCAAGTATTCCTGTACACCTCGTGCTACTTGATAATGTTCCTCTCCAACAATTAATGGGTCAAGAATTCTTGAGTTAGATGCTAATGGGTCAACAGCTGGATATATTCCCTGTTCTGAAATTGCCCTATCAAGAGAAATATTGGCATCTAAATGTCCAAATGTAGTAGCGACACCTGGATCAGTATAATCGTCAGCAGGCACATAGACTGCTTGAAATGAAGTAATTGAACCATTCTTTGTTGATGTAATTCGTTCTTGTAAAGCACCCATTTCTGTTGCTAAAGTTGGTTGGTATCCTACAGCCGACGGCATTCTACCTAAAAGAGCTGATACTTCCATACCTGCTAATGTATATCTAAATATGTTATCTATAAATAATAAAACATCTTGATTTTGTTGGTCTCTAAAATATTCCGCCATAGTCAAACCTGTTAGGCTAATTCGATATCTAACGCCAGGTGGTTCATTCATTTGTCCAAAAACCAGTGCTGTATTTTGTAATACTCCTGATTCTTCCATTTCATTCCAAAGGTCGTTTCCTTCTCTAGATCTTTCTCCAACACCTGCAAATACAGAATAACCTTTATGAACTTGAGCAATATTTCGAATTAATTCCATGATAATAACTGTTTTGCCTGTACCCGCTCCACCAAAGGCTCCAATTTTGCCGCCTTTTGTAAAAGGAGCAATCAAATCAATAACTTTTACTCCTGTTTCTAACATTTCTGTACTTGAACTTTGATCTTCAAAGCTAGGAGCAGGCCTATGAATAGGCCAATGTTCTTCAGCAGCAACCTCTCCAATATTATCAAGTGCCTTACCGGTTACATTAAATAATCGTCCTAATGACCCATCTCCAACAGGAACAGCAATAGGTTGTCCAGTATCATTAACTTCCATACCTCTAGCAAGGCCTTCAGTTGCACCCATTGCTAAACAACGAACCCAATTATTACCTACATGCTGTTCAACTTCGAGAACTAATTCTTCACCATTGTGCTCGAGAGTCAAAGCATTGTAGACTTCAGGAAGATTGTCAGGAGGGAACTCTACGTCAACAACCGTACCAATAATTTGTACTATTTTACCTTTATTTTCTGCCATTTCATTCCGCCTTTTTAATTAATTTAGAGCAGCAACTCCGCCCACTATATCTAATAGTTCTGTAGTAATAGCTTCTTGCCTTACTTTATTCATAAGTAATGTTAATGAATCAATCATATCATTAGCACTGTCAGTAGCATTTCTCATAGCAACCATTCTTGAAGAATGTTCACATGCTCTAGATTCTAATAATGCATGATAAATTTCCGTCTCAATATATCTGGGTAATAGCAATTCCATTAAATCTATACTTGATGGCTCATATATATACCCAACTGTTTCATTGCTTGATAATTCTGATGGTATCACTGGTAAAAGTTGTTTAATAATAGGAGTTTGTAATGTTACATTAACAAATTGAGGGTAGCTCAATACTACTTTATCTATACTCCCATCCATATATCCATCTATGACGAGCTTAGCAATTGGCATAATATCTTCAACAGTTGCTCTGTCAGGTAAATCGGTGAATACGGCCATAGGTTGATTACCTGTCCTAGTAAGGAAATCTCTTCCTTTTTTACCAACTGCCACAGTAGTTATTATTGAACTTTCACCAAGAATATAATCGCCACATGACCTATTAAGGTTACCTGGCAACCCTCCACAAAGCCCTCTATCAGGGGTCATATGAATTACAGCTGTGTTTGTAATATCACGCTCGACCAACAATGGGTGAACTTCTTCTCCTTCAATAGGTTGTGCTGCAAGATCAGATAATACGTGCTCTATTTTTTCAGCATAAGGTCTACCAGCAAGTGTAGCAAGTTGAGCAAATCGCATTTTAGATGCTGCTAT encodes the following:
- the atpC gene encoding F0F1 ATP synthase subunit epsilon; the encoded protein is MKLEIVSAEKNIYSDDVRGVVAPSIEGEIAILDNHAPLLTSLQPGEVRIIQDGSEDTYLYLSGGFIEVLGNHVTILADAAERVEEIDEAKVQEAIKQAEEKISTSQSDIDLANAVASMRRAQVRLKIVQKRRSSNRPPSVS
- the atpD gene encoding F0F1 ATP synthase subunit beta, with the translated sequence MAENKGKIVQIIGTVVDVEFPPDNLPEVYNALTLEHNGEELVLEVEQHVGNNWVRCLAMGATEGLARGMEVNDTGQPIAVPVGDGSLGRLFNVTGKALDNIGEVAAEEHWPIHRPAPSFEDQSSSTEMLETGVKVIDLIAPFTKGGKIGAFGGAGTGKTVIIMELIRNIAQVHKGYSVFAGVGERSREGNDLWNEMEESGVLQNTALVFGQMNEPPGVRYRISLTGLTMAEYFRDQQNQDVLLFIDNIFRYTLAGMEVSALLGRMPSAVGYQPTLATEMGALQERITSTKNGSITSFQAVYVPADDYTDPGVATTFGHLDANISLDRAISEQGIYPAVDPLASNSRILDPLIVGEEHYQVARGVQEYLQRYKDLQDVIAILGMEELSEEDKLTVSRARKLQRFFSQPFFVATQFTGREGRYVPIQDTIRGFKEILEGKHDDLPEQAFYMVGDIEEARASANS
- the atpG gene encoding ATP synthase F1 subunit gamma, whose translation is MANVRTIRRRIRSVQSTAKITKAMQMIAASKMRFAQLATLAGRPYAEKIEHVLSDLAAQPIEGEEVHPLLVERDITNTAVIHMTPDRGLCGGLPGNLNRSCGDYILGESSIITTVAVGKKGRDFLTRTGNQPMAVFTDLPDRATVEDIMPIAKLVIDGYMDGSIDKVVLSYPQFVNVTLQTPIIKQLLPVIPSELSSNETVGYIYEPSSIDLMELLLPRYIETEIYHALLESRACEHSSRMVAMRNATDSANDMIDSLTLLMNKVRQEAITTELLDIVGGVAALN